The DNA sequence CGAGGAGACGACGACGGGCGTGCACCGCCTGTACCACCTGGCCGAGGCCGGCGAGCTGCTCTTCCCGGCCATCAACGTCAACGACTCGGTGACCAAGTCGAAGTTCGACAACAAGTACGGCATCCGCCACTCGCTGCCCGACGGGATCAACCGCGCCACCGACATCCTCATCGGCGGCAAGGTTGCGTTCGTCGCGGGCTACGGCGACGTCGGCAAGGGCGCCGCGGAGGCGTTCCGCGGGCAGGGAGCGCGCGTCATCGTCTCGGAGATCGACCCGATCTGCGCGCTTCAGGCCGCCATGGACGGCTTCCAGGTCGCGCGCATCGAGGACGTGCTCGACGAGGCCGACTTCTTCATCACCACGACCGGCAACAAGGACGTCATCCTCGCCGAGCACATCGTGGCGATGAAGGACAAGGCCGTGGTCGGCAACATCGGGCACTTCGACAACGAGATCGACATGGCCGGGCTGGCCAAGGTCCCGGGCGTCGTCAAGACCGAGATCAAGCCGCAGGTCCACGAGTGGACTCTCCCCGCGGGCAAGTCGGTGATCGTGCTGTCGGAGGGGCGCCTGCTCAACCTGGGCAACGCGACCGGCCACCCGTCGTTCGTCATGTCCAACTCGTTCTCGAACCAGACGATCGCGCAGATCGAGCTGTTCCTGGACGCCGCGAAACCCGAGGGGGAGCGCCAGTACGAGCGCCAGGTCTACCGCCTGCCCAAGGTCCTCGACGAGAAGGTGGCCCGCACGCACCTGGACGCGCTGGGCGTGCGCCTGACCGAGCTGTCGAAGGAGCAGGCCGAGTACATCGGCGTGCCGGTCGAGGGCCCCTACAAGCCCGAGCACTACCGGTACTGACCCCACCGCGCGGCGCCGCCGCGCCAGGGCGTCACGGGGGTTGTCCCCCGGCGCCGACGGCGGCGCTCCCGGTGGGCGCCGGCGTCGGCGCGCGGAAGGCTGAGGGCATGAGGACACCTTTCGCGGCGCTGTTCGCGCGCCGCACATGGCGCGCGTACGGGTACCTGTGGGTCATGCTCCTGATGGCGCCGTTCGGGCTCGCGTACACGCTGCTCGTCCCGGCGCTGTCGGCCGGTCTGCTGGTCACCGTGGTGGGGTTGATCGTGCCCGGCGGGCTGGTGCTGGGCGCCCGCGGATGGGGCGGCACCCACCGCGCGCTGGCCCGCGCAATGCTCGACGAGCCGGTCGAGCACCCGCCCGCGTTCGTCCGCCCACGCGGATGGTGGCGCGCGCTCGGCGCACGGCTGTTCGACCCCGCGGGCTGGCGCGCCCTGCTGTTCCTGGTGCTCGCCCTCCCGCTGTCGATCCTCAGCCTCGTCGTCTCGACGGTGTTCCTCGCCGTCGGCGCCGGTGGGCTCACCTACTGGCTCTGGCTCGGGTTCCTCCCGCTCCAGCGGGCCGGCGACGGCACGTGGCGCCGCGGCATCACGTTCGGCGCCAACTGGTTCGCCGACACCCCGCCGCGCATCGCGCTCGTCTCGCTCGCCGGGCTCGCGCTCCTCGCGCTCTGGCCGGTGCTCACGCGGGGGTTCGCCGGGCTGTTCCGCCTTCTGGTGCGCGGCCTGCTGGGCCCGACGGCGAACGCCGTGCGCGTGGCCCAGCTGCGCGCCGCGCGGGCCGCCGCGGTCGACGACGCCGACACGCGCCTGCGCCGCCTCGAACGCGACCTGCACGACGGCACACAGGCGCGCCTGGTCGCCGTGGCCATGCAGCTCGGTGAGGCGCGCGAGCACCTCGCGGCGGGCGGCGACCCGGCGCTCGCGGCCGAGCTGCTCGCCTCCGCCCACGCCTCGTCCAAGGACGCGCTGGGCGAGCTGCGCGAGATCGTGCGCGGCATCCACCCACCGGCGCTCGACGACGGACTCGTCGTCGCGCTCGAGACGCTCGCCGCGCGCACCCCACTGCCCGTCACGGTCGACGTCGACCCCACCATCGAGGCCCGCGGGGCACTCGCCCCCGCGGTGCGGTCGATCGCGTACTACACGGTCGCCGAACTGCTCACCAACGTCGTCAAGCACGCGGGCGCGAGCGGGGCGTACGTGCTTCTGGAGCGGGTCGACGACCGGACGCTGCGCCTGCGGGTGCGCGACGACGGGCGCGGCGGCGCCGTCGTCGTCACGGGCGGCCAGGACGGGCGGCACACCGGCCTGGCTGGGCTGGCCGAGCGGGTGGCGACAGTGGACGGCGCGCTGCGCCTGACCAGCCCCGCGGGCGGGCCTACGGTGGTCGACGTGACGCTGCCGACCTCCACGCCGACGTGACGCCCCGCCTCGAAGGCGCGACGCGCCTGCGCGTGGTCATCGCCGAGGACTCCGCGATCCTGCGCGACGGCCTCGCCGCGCTGCTGGCCCGTCGCGGGCACGACGTCGTCGCGGTCGGCGACGGCGAAGCCCTCGTGCGCGAGGTCGCGCTGCGGGACGCGGGCGGCGACCTGCCCGACGTCGTCGTCGCCGACATCCGCATGCCCCCGACGTTCACCGACGAGGGCATGCGCGCCGCGACGGCGCTGCGCGCGGCGCACCCCGGGCTGCCGGTGCTGGTGTTCTCGCAGTACGTCGAGATGCGCTACGCGGCGCAGCTGCTCGCCGCGGGGGCGGGCGGGATCGGGTATCTGCTCAAGGACCGCGTGGCCGACGTGAGCGACTTCCT is a window from the Xylanimonas ulmi genome containing:
- a CDS encoding sensor histidine kinase → MRTPFAALFARRTWRAYGYLWVMLLMAPFGLAYTLLVPALSAGLLVTVVGLIVPGGLVLGARGWGGTHRALARAMLDEPVEHPPAFVRPRGWWRALGARLFDPAGWRALLFLVLALPLSILSLVVSTVFLAVGAGGLTYWLWLGFLPLQRAGDGTWRRGITFGANWFADTPPRIALVSLAGLALLALWPVLTRGFAGLFRLLVRGLLGPTANAVRVAQLRAARAAAVDDADTRLRRLERDLHDGTQARLVAVAMQLGEAREHLAAGGDPALAAELLASAHASSKDALGELREIVRGIHPPALDDGLVVALETLAARTPLPVTVDVDPTIEARGALAPAVRSIAYYTVAELLTNVVKHAGASGAYVLLERVDDRTLRLRVRDDGRGGAVVVTGGQDGRHTGLAGLAERVATVDGALRLTSPAGGPTVVDVTLPTSTPT
- the ahcY gene encoding adenosylhomocysteinase, which gives rise to MSTAQFDEVPGRYKVRSLALAESGRHQIRLAEHEMPGLMALRAEFGASKPLAGARIAGSLHMTVQTAVLIETLVALGAQVRWASCNIFSTQDEAAAAVAVGPDGTPDDPRGVPVFAWKGETLEEYWDCTEQILVWPSESGDDGAERRGPNMILDDGGDATMLVHLGLQYERAGVVPPNTLPGEPDHTHEMNVVRDVLRRALEADPLRWTEIAVSIKGVTEETTTGVHRLYHLAEAGELLFPAINVNDSVTKSKFDNKYGIRHSLPDGINRATDILIGGKVAFVAGYGDVGKGAAEAFRGQGARVIVSEIDPICALQAAMDGFQVARIEDVLDEADFFITTTGNKDVILAEHIVAMKDKAVVGNIGHFDNEIDMAGLAKVPGVVKTEIKPQVHEWTLPAGKSVIVLSEGRLLNLGNATGHPSFVMSNSFSNQTIAQIELFLDAAKPEGERQYERQVYRLPKVLDEKVARTHLDALGVRLTELSKEQAEYIGVPVEGPYKPEHYRY
- a CDS encoding response regulator transcription factor: MRVVIAEDSAILRDGLAALLARRGHDVVAVGDGEALVREVALRDAGGDLPDVVVADIRMPPTFTDEGMRAATALRAAHPGLPVLVFSQYVEMRYAAQLLAAGAGGIGYLLKDRVADVSDFLDALDRVAGGQTVLDPEVVTQLMGASAAGDAGLARLTPREREVIGLMAEGRSNGAIAERLYLSYGAVEKNVASIFAKLGLEADAADHRRVLAVLRYLGA